A DNA window from Sulfitobacter sp. BSw21498 contains the following coding sequences:
- a CDS encoding Trm112 family protein — translation MLEALICPRTQMRLTYDADKQELISETAGLAYPIRNGIPVMLVDEARIID, via the coding sequence ATGCTAGAGGCGTTGATTTGCCCCCGCACCCAGATGCGTCTGACCTATGATGCCGACAAACAAGAGCTGATCTCTGAAACCGCCGGCCTGGCCTATCCGATCCGCAACGGTATCCCCGTGATGCTGGTCGACGAGGCGCGGATTATCGATTGA